Below is a genomic region from Deltaproteobacteria bacterium.
CGATCGGGATGAAGACCTCGAACTCCATCCGCCGCTGCCACATTTCGACCAGGGCGCGTTCGAGCGCGCCGGTTCCCAGTAGTGGCGGATTCGGATGTAGCTCCTCGAAGTAACGGCAGATCGCTACGCTCTCGGCGATGCAAGTGCCGTCATCGAGTTCGAGCACGGGTACTACCCCGAGCGGGTTCTTCTTGCGAAACGCCGGTGAGCGATTGTCGGCTTTGACGATGTCGACCTGCTCGTAGGGTACCTCGATGCCCTTCTCGGCCAGGAAGATGCGCACGCGGCGCGGGTTCGGAGCGGTCTGACTATCGTAGATCTTCACGTTGACCTCCGCTGCCTTCGACGGCCCCCCGGCCATACCACGCTGCCGCCGCCAGGCAAGGGCGGGGCGATTCGGACTCTGGCCCGCTACTCGAACTGGCCGTGCCGGCCGGCGCCGCCGGCGAAGCGGCGGGCCCCGGCGAGGGTCTCACCGGCGCGGATCACTTCCAGGCCACCGCGGAATTCGTGGCGCAGCGCTTGCTCGATTGAGCGTTCCGCTTGCTCGTAGGCCGAGCGCCGATCGGCGCGCATACAGAGCTGCGGGAAGGCAGCGATCTGCTCGGCCAGGGCTTCGGCGGCCGGCCGCGCTTGGCCGTCGTCAACGACACGATCGGCCAAACCGACGCGCAGCGCCTCGTCCGCACCGACCGGGCGTCCGGTGAGAATCATGTCGAGTGCGCGCCCGAGTCCGACGATGCGCGGCAGGCGCACTGTACCGCCGTCAATGAGCGGCACGCCCCAGCGCCGGCAGAATACGCCGAACTGCGCGCTGCGCTCGGCCACTCGCAGATCACACCACAGCGCCAGTTCCAAACCGCCGGCGACCGCGTAGCCCGCCACCGCCGCGATTACCGGTTTGGTCAAGAGCATGCGGCTGGGTCCCATCGGACCGTCGCCGTCTTCGCGGACCGCCTGCCCCTGTCCCGCTGCCACCGCCTTGAGATCGGCACCCGCGCAGAAAGTACCGCCCTCGCCGAAGAGCACAGCAACTGCGGCGCTCGGGTCTGCGTCGAACTCGCGGAACGCGTTGGCCAATGCCGTTGCCGTCGCTTGATCGACGGCATTGCGCCGCTCCGGGCGCGAGAGCACGACAGTGAAGATCGGACCCTTTCGTTCAATGCGCACAGCCATCGAAATCCACCTCCGGAGCCGAGCCGTTTTGTATGGTACGGAGGGCCACCAGGCAACCGGTTAGAAGCCGTTTGAAAGAAGCGCTCATGCTTCTACGCTGTCTCCACACATCCGATCTGCCGAAAGCTGTACCCGCCTCTTGGCCGCCCGGCGTTGACCCATGGGCAGCCCTCTGGAATGAATGAAGCGATGCGCATCGTCTCCTTCGGCGACATCCACATGTCGGTCGGTACTATCGCGCGGCTGGCGCCGGAGCTGGTCACGGCCGACTTGGTGATACTGTCCGGCGATCTCACCAACTTCGGCGGCGGCGCCGATGCCCAGCCGGTGTTGGACGCAATTGCAGCGCACGCCCGGCAGGTGCTGGCGCTGTCGGGTAATCTCGATCAGCCCGAGGTGATCGACTTTCTGCGGACCGCCGGCATCTGCCTCCACGGCGAATCGCGCCGCTTCGGCGACCTCGGCATATTCGGCTGCGGCGGCTCTAACCTCACCCCCTTTCACACTCCGACCGAATACCGCGAAGACGAACTGGCGGCGTTACTGGCCGCGGCCCATGCCGGTGTTGCCGCGGCGCCGCGCCGCCTGATGGTCTGTCACACGCCGCCGCTGAACACCGCCACCGACCGCATTATCACCGGCGCGCACGTCGGCAGCGCTGCCGTGCGCAAGTTCATCGAGCAGCACCAGCCCGAGCTCTGCATTACCGGCCACATTCATGAATCCGCCGGCGTTGACCGCCTCGGGCGCACCACCATCATCAATGCCGGCGCGCTCAAAGACGGCGGCTACATCCTCGTCACCGACTCGCCCGCGGGATTGAACGCCGAGCTGAAATTCCTCGGGCGCGACTGAGACGCCGCGCCGCTTCTTTCTGACTGCTCACCACCGGAGCTACTCTTCATGACCATTCACCCGATGCGGGTTGACCACGTTTCCATAGCCGTGCGCGATATCGATGCCGCGCTGGCCCGTTTCCGCTCCCTTCTGCCGCTTGCCATGAACGTCGAGAAGCGCCCGGGCTACACCGACGACTTCAACTGGTGTGACTGCTACATCGGCAACTTCAAGCTGGAGCTAATCGAGGCGGCTCGTCCGGGCAGCTTCGTGCACCGCTTCATCGATCGGCGCGGCGAGGGGCTGCACCACTTGTCCCTCGAAACCACGCAGCTGCCGGCGCTGGCGGCGCGGCTGGAACGAGATGGCCTGCGTATCGTTGATCGCTGGAGCGGGGGGGAAAACCACATGACCGCCTTCATCTCCCCGCGCAGCGCCTACGGCGCGCTAGTGCAGTTCTGGCACTCGCCCGAGCTGGCGGAGCCGCAACGACCACGTGCCGCCGCACTGCGGCTGCGCTCGGGCGAGAACATCCGCATGTTCGTCGATCATGTCTCACTAGCCGTGCGCAGCATCGACACCACCCTCGGCTTCTTTCGCCGCTACTTCCCGATCACGCTCGGGCCGGACAAGCATCCCGGCTACGACGGCAGCTTCGCGCTCACCAATTTCTCGCTCAAGGGTTACAAGATCGAGCTGATCGAGCAGCTCCCCGGGCAGCCGCCGGGCTTCGTGGCCCGCTTTCTGGCCAAGCGTGGCGAGGGTTTCCATCACCTCTCGATCGACGTCGAACGCCTGGATCCTTTGCTCGCACAGCTCGAAGCCGAGGGCGTGCGCATCGTTGACCGCGCCGACCTGGGCCAAGGCTACAAGACCGCGTTCATCTCCCCGCGCAGTGCGCACGGCGTACTGATTCAATTCTGGGAGACGCCTATCTTCGACCAGTTGCTCGAACACGCCGCCGGGGCGGGGAATCACCCGAGCGATTGAACGGTCCGCAGCTTCACTACGCGCGGCGGCGGGTGGTCCAATACACCCCGGCCAGCACCGCCGAGCCGCCGGCGGCTTGCGCCAACTCGAATTGCTCGCCCAACGCCAGACGGGACAGCAGCGCCGTGATCACCGGTACCAAGTACACGAAGACGACCGTGTGACTCACGCCCAGCACCCGTACCCCGACCAGAAACAGCTGGCCCGCCAGCACCGACGCCAGCACCGCCATCACCAGAATGCTACCCACGGCACCCGGGCTGGCAGCGGCGAGCTGGGCCCAAGGCTGCTCGCCCCAACCGATCAGCAGCAAGGCCACGCCGCCACAGCTGTACACCACACAGTTGGTGAAGGACGGCGACAGCTGCGCCACCACTCGACGGGAGGCGAGGTTGAACGCCGCCCACATGGCCGCCGCTGCCAATGCCAGCAGGTCGCCACCCGCGAGCGTGAGCTGCCCCAGGTGCCCTAGGTCACCTTTGGTTATCACCAGCACCGCCCCCGCCAGTGCCAGCACCACCCCCATCAGCTGCTGGCGGCGTAGCTGCTCCCCGATCAGCGGCGACAACAAGAGCGTCAAGACCGGGTTGAGCGCCACCAGCAGCGCGGTGTTGGTGGCGCTGGTGCGAGCGAGCGCAGCGAAGAACATCCATTGATACATCAGCCCGCCGCACACCACCATGATCGCCAGCGGCAGCGCCACGGCGCCGAGGCCACGCGGCCGGCCCTCTCGTAAGGCAAAGGGCAGCAACACCAGCGCTGCCGCCACGAAGCGCCAAGTCGCCACCGCCAGCGGCATCATCTCGCCGACCACTATCTTGCCGAGCACGAACGCCAGCGCCCAGGCCACGCTGGAGAACGTCAGGCCGGCGTAAGCCAGCACTTCAGCCTGTGTGCGGCCGGTCGGTGCCGCCGGTATCGCAAGCGTGTTCACCAAGACCCGATACCATCTCGCTCCCGCTGCCGCGAGCAGGGTTCAACGAGAGTTGGACCAAGAGCAATGGCGGCTTTGCCGTGCAGGTGTGCTAGAAAGCCAGCTGCTGGGGAGGGACCGCCATGTACGCTTTCTTGTCGCTCGCCACTCGTGATGTGATGACACGGTCGGTAGTTTACGTGTCGCCGGGGCAATCACTGGCCGAGTTGGAGCAGATCTTCGCCACCCACGAGTTCAACGGCTGCCCGGTGGTCGATGCCGGTGAACTGGTGGGCTTCGTCACCAAGCTCGATTTTCTCAAGGCCTTCCTCTTCAACCCCCGCTCGGTGGTACCGCCGTACGAAACGATCATGAAGAAGACGATTGGCGCGGTAATGACGCCCACGGTGGTGACCGTGCCCGAGGATCGGCCGCTGACCCGCGTGCTGCAGATGATGGTCGATTTGCGCACCAAAGCCTTCCCGGTGGTCGATGCCGGCGGCAAGCTGGTGGGCATGGTGGCGCGCGAGGACATCGCCCGCGCCCTGTGCCAGAGCATCGGGAAGTGACGGGCGTGGCCGGCCAGCGCCCGGGCGCGCGCAGGGCGCCCGTGGAAGTCGAGGCCAAGCTGCTGGTGCCGCAAGCGGCTACCCTGCGCGCCCTGGCGCGGCTGCGGCAGATCGGCCCCTACGTGCTGCGCCCGCGCCGGCGGGTGCGGCCGCATTCGCTCTATCTCGACACCGCCGATCTGGCGCTCGCCCAGCGCGGTGTTGCCCTGCGGTTGCGCCGTCACGGGCGGCAGTGGGAAGCCACCGCCAAGTGGCGCGGGCGAGTGCGCGGCTTCATGCACCAGCGGCCCGAGCTGAGCCTACCGCTACGGGGCACCCCACGAATGCCGTTCGTCCTTCCCGCCGGTCCGCTCGCCGATCGCCTGGCCGGCCTCGTCGGCACCCAGCCGCTGGTGCCCATCTTGATCACCGAGATCCGCCGCCGCCTTTTCGATGTCTTCGTCGAAGGCGGCGGCACGCGGCCGGTGGCTGAGATGGTGTTGGATAGCGTGCGCTTGAGCGTGCCGAGCCGCCTCCGCCCACGCCACGAGTGCTACGACGAGCTCGAGATCGAGCTGGCCCACGGCACGCGCCGGGACGTGCTGCGGTTGGCGCGCTTGCTCCAAGCCCGCTTCGATCTGCCGACCTCGTCCGACTCCAAGTTTGCGCGCGGCCTGGCGTTGCTGCACCGGCGAGTGCTCCGCGGCTGAGCCGAGCGGGCTCGCGCCCCACCTTTACTTATTTCTCCGGCGTTACTAGTATCCGCGGCGCCATGTTTGCACGATTGTTCCCGAGTGAAGGCAAAGGGTTCTTCGATCTGTTCGAGCAACACGCCGCCAAGACCTTGGAGGCGGCCAAGTTGCTGCACGCGATGCTGGCCACGCCGGGTGATCCCGCCGGCCAGGCGCGGCGCATCAAGGAGGTCGAGCACGAGGGCGATGTCATCACCCACCGCGCGGTGGAGACGCTGCACAAGACCTTCGTCACCCCGATCGACCGCGGCGACATCCACCGGCTGATCAGCCGCCTCGACGACATCCTCGATCTGATCGAAGCCACCTCGGAACGGGTATGGCTGTACGGCATCAGCCATGCGGACCAGGACGCCATCCAACTCGCCGAGGTCCTGGTCGAAGCCGTCACGCAGGTGAACCGGGCCATGGCCGGATTGCGCAATCTCAAGGACCGTGACGCCCTGATCCAGATCTGCACCGACATCAATCGCCTCGAGAACGAAGGTGACACCTTGTTGCGCAGCGCACTGGCCCGGTTGTTCAACGGCAACAAGGATCCCGTCAGCATCATCAAGTTGAAGGAAGTCTACGATTTCCTCGAAGACGCGCTCGACCGCTGCGAGGACGTCGCCAACGTCCTCGAGGGCGTGGCTTTGGAATACTCCTGAGCCGCGGCTCGGCACGATTCGTTCACAGGGGCAGTACCGTGGAGGCTGGGCTCGGTCTCGTCATCTTCCTGATCCTCGTCGCGCTCGCGTTCGACTTTATGAACGGGTTCCACGATGCGGCGAACTCGGTGGCGACGATCGTCTCCACCCGGGTTCTCTCGCCCCGCCAGGCAGTGGCATGGGCGGCATTTTTCAACTTCGTGGCTGCTTTCGGCTTCGGCGTGGCGGTCGCTGCCACCGTCGGCAAAGGCGTCATCGATCCCAGCGCGGCGACGCCGCTGGTAGTTTTTGCCGGCCTCAGCGCCGCCATCATCTGGGATGTGATCACCTGGTTCTACGGCCTGCCGACCAGCTCGTCGCATGCCCTGATCGCCGGCTTCGCCGGGGCCGCGGTTGCGGCGGTGGGGCCACACGTGGTGGTGGTGTCGGGTCTGGTGCGAATCTTCGTCTTCATCTTCATCTCGCCAACGCTCGGTCTGCTCATCGGTGTGTCGATGATGACGCTGGTGTTGATGCTGGTGCGCCGCGCCACACCGGCGGGCGTGGACAAATGGTTTCGCCGCCTGCAGCTGGTCTCGGCGGCGCTCTACAGTCTCGGGCACGGTACCAACGATGCACAAAAGACCATGGGCGTCATTGCCGTGTTGCTGTTTACCGCCGGCTATCTCGGCCCGACGTTCTACGTGCCGTTCTGGGTCGTGCTGATCTGTCACGCGGCGATTGCGCTCGGCACCATGTTCGGCGGCTGGCGGATCGTCCAGACCATGGGCATGAAGATCACCAAGCTGCAGCCGATCGGCGGTTTCTGCGCCGAGACCGCCGGCGCGCTCACGCTCATCGGCACCGCGGTGGCGGGCATTCCGGTCAGCACGACCCACACCATCACCGGCGCCATTGTCGGCGTCGGTGCCACGCGGCGCCTGTCGGCGGTGCGCTGGGGGGTGGCCCGCAATGTGGTGTGGGCCTGGATTCTCACCGTCCCCTGCACCGCGGCGATTGCGATGCTGATCGTCGAGTTGCTGCGCCTGTTCGGGTTCTGAACCACGGCTCAATCGCCGAAGGCTTCGAGACCCGCGACCTCAGAGAAGCCAAGGCGCTGCTCGACGAGCTGTCGTAGGGGCGGTGAGATGAGCTGCCCCACATATCCTCAAGCGCTTCGCGGGACGCCCGACCCGCAGCGCGCTCATGCAAGGTGGGCAGCCGGGCGGACACGGCTCACGCCATTGCCGGGCGATACCTACATCGCGTATATACGTCGCAGCAGTAGGAGTCTTACATGAGCGAGCACGCGAAGCTGTTCACAAGCGGTGGAAGCCAGGCCGTGCGATTGCCCAAAGCATACCGCTTCGAGAACCAACGCGAGGTCGTCATTTCCCGGCGTGGCGCCCAGGTCGTTCTCGAACCGACGCGGCGCCGGTGGAGCCGAGCCTTCATCGAGCTGGCGGGGACGGCACCCGATTTCCCGTACCCGGAGGAGCCGCCACCCGCCGAACCCGGCCCCGACTTCGACTGAATGAAGTACCTGCTCGATACCAACGCCTGCGTTGATTACCTCACCGGCCGCTATCCCCGGTTGACTCGGTACATACAGCGATCGGCGCCGGAAGCTCTCTGCGTCAGCGCCGTGGCAGTTGCAGAGTTGCGCCTGCTACGCGGCCTTGCGCCTGGGCGAAGAGCTGCAGCGCTATGGGCAGGATCTCAAACGCCAGCGCGGCCTGAACTTCTCCGTGCGCATCGGTCTCAACTCGGGCGAGGTCGTGGTCGGCACGATCGGCGACGACCGGCGCCAAGAACTACCAGCCGTTCATTCATCTCGATCGCGCCGAGCTGGCGCGCCTCGAGGGCGACGCCGAGACGCGCGTGCGCGAGCTGCGCGCAGCGCACTGGCTGTTCGTGGCGATGAGCACGCCCATCCGCAAGCTGATCGCCGAGCTCTTCGATCCCGCCACCACATACGAGTTCGAGCCGGCCACCCCTCGCGACATCGTCCGCGCGCTCGAACTCGATGCGAAGTTCCGCGAGCTGGGCATTGGGCTGGTGGACCGAATGGTTGCAGCGGTCGCCGAACGGCGCCGTATCCTGCGCGTGCTCACCACTGATCGACGGGACTTCAGCGTCCTCCGCATCGGCAAGCGATTCGACAAGGCGCCGGTGCTGGTTCCATAGTCGGGAATGCGGCGATGCGCTGTCCGCTGCTTGCGGTGAGCACGAGGGCCTTGGGATGAGCTTCCTCGACACCGTGGCCAGGGCGAAGAGCTACCTGCGCGAGCATGGGCGCGTCTCACTCCGTGGGCTGAAGCGCGAGTTCGATCTCGAGGACGACGCTCTCGACGAGCTCATCGCTGAGCTCGTCGACATCCAGCAGGTCGCGGCGCGACAAGGCAAGGCTATCGCGTGGATGGGCGGCACGGTGCAAGCCGGCGAGGCCGAACCGGTAGCCGCTTTGCCCGCCTCTGCACCGACGCCCAGTGCCGAGGCCGAGCGCCGCCAGCTGACGGTGCTCTTCTGCGACCTCGTGAGCTCGACGGAGCTCGCCTCCCGCCTCGACCCCGAGGACTGGCGCGAGGTGGTGCGCGGCTACCAAGAGCGCGCTGCCGAGGTTGTTCAACGGTTCGACGGCCACGTGGCCCAGTACCTGGGCGACGGAGTGCTGGTCTACTTCGGCTGGCCGCGGGCGCACGAGGACGACGCGGAGCGGGCGGTGCGGGCCGGCCTCGGTATCGTGGACGCGGAGGTCCGGAGCAACGCGCTGCCACGGGAGAAGCACGGCGTGGAGATTGCGGTTCGAATCGGTATCCACACCGGACCGGTGGTCGTGGGCGAGATGGGCGGTGGCGCCCGTCGCGAGACGCTCGCGATGGGCGATACCACGAACGTAGCCGCACGCCTCCAGGGGATCGCCGAGCCCAACTCGGTCGTGATGAGCGCGGCTACGCTTCGGCTCGTTTCGGGGATCTTCCTCACCCGAGACTTGGGCGAGCGCGAGCTGAAGGGCCTCGGGCCCGTACACGCC
It encodes:
- a CDS encoding glutathione S-transferase family protein; the protein is MKIYDSQTAPNPRRVRIFLAEKGIEVPYEQVDIVKADNRSPAFRKKNPLGVVPVLELDDGTCIAESVAICRYFEELHPNPPLLGTGALERALVEMWQRRMEFEVFIPIAQVFRNTHAFFKGRIPQVPEYGEACRAQALERLAWLDEVLAEREFIAGARYTIADITALCGIDFGRITGIRIASEQKNLARWHAAVSGRPSAKA
- a CDS encoding crotonase/enoyl-CoA hydratase family protein: MAVRIERKGPIFTVVLSRPERRNAVDQATATALANAFREFDADPSAAVAVLFGEGGTFCAGADLKAVAAGQGQAVREDGDGPMGPSRMLLTKPVIAAVAGYAVAGGLELALWCDLRVAERSAQFGVFCRRWGVPLIDGGTVRLPRIVGLGRALDMILTGRPVGADEALRVGLADRVVDDGQARPAAEALAEQIAAFPQLCMRADRRSAYEQAERSIEQALRHEFRGGLEVIRAGETLAGARRFAGGAGRHGQFE
- a CDS encoding metallophosphoesterase family protein, yielding MNEAMRIVSFGDIHMSVGTIARLAPELVTADLVILSGDLTNFGGGADAQPVLDAIAAHARQVLALSGNLDQPEVIDFLRTAGICLHGESRRFGDLGIFGCGGSNLTPFHTPTEYREDELAALLAAAHAGVAAAPRRLMVCHTPPLNTATDRIITGAHVGSAAVRKFIEQHQPELCITGHIHESAGVDRLGRTTIINAGALKDGGYILVTDSPAGLNAELKFLGRD
- a CDS encoding VOC family protein, with protein sequence MTIHPMRVDHVSIAVRDIDAALARFRSLLPLAMNVEKRPGYTDDFNWCDCYIGNFKLELIEAARPGSFVHRFIDRRGEGLHHLSLETTQLPALAARLERDGLRIVDRWSGGENHMTAFISPRSAYGALVQFWHSPELAEPQRPRAAALRLRSGENIRMFVDHVSLAVRSIDTTLGFFRRYFPITLGPDKHPGYDGSFALTNFSLKGYKIELIEQLPGQPPGFVARFLAKRGEGFHHLSIDVERLDPLLAQLEAEGVRIVDRADLGQGYKTAFISPRSAHGVLIQFWETPIFDQLLEHAAGAGNHPSD
- a CDS encoding DMT family transporter; this translates as MVNTLAIPAAPTGRTQAEVLAYAGLTFSSVAWALAFVLGKIVVGEMMPLAVATWRFVAAALVLLPFALREGRPRGLGAVALPLAIMVVCGGLMYQWMFFAALARTSATNTALLVALNPVLTLLLSPLIGEQLRRQQLMGVVLALAGAVLVITKGDLGHLGQLTLAGGDLLALAAAAMWAAFNLASRRVVAQLSPSFTNCVVYSCGGVALLLIGWGEQPWAQLAAASPGAVGSILVMAVLASVLAGQLFLVGVRVLGVSHTVVFVYLVPVITALLSRLALGEQFELAQAAGGSAVLAGVYWTTRRRA
- a CDS encoding CBS domain-containing protein, yielding MYAFLSLATRDVMTRSVVYVSPGQSLAELEQIFATHEFNGCPVVDAGELVGFVTKLDFLKAFLFNPRSVVPPYETIMKKTIGAVMTPTVVTVPEDRPLTRVLQMMVDLRTKAFPVVDAGGKLVGMVAREDIARALCQSIGK
- a CDS encoding CYTH domain-containing protein — encoded protein: MTGVAGQRPGARRAPVEVEAKLLVPQAATLRALARLRQIGPYVLRPRRRVRPHSLYLDTADLALAQRGVALRLRRHGRQWEATAKWRGRVRGFMHQRPELSLPLRGTPRMPFVLPAGPLADRLAGLVGTQPLVPILITEIRRRLFDVFVEGGGTRPVAEMVLDSVRLSVPSRLRPRHECYDELEIELAHGTRRDVLRLARLLQARFDLPTSSDSKFARGLALLHRRVLRG
- a CDS encoding DUF47 domain-containing protein, whose product is MFARLFPSEGKGFFDLFEQHAAKTLEAAKLLHAMLATPGDPAGQARRIKEVEHEGDVITHRAVETLHKTFVTPIDRGDIHRLISRLDDILDLIEATSERVWLYGISHADQDAIQLAEVLVEAVTQVNRAMAGLRNLKDRDALIQICTDINRLENEGDTLLRSALARLFNGNKDPVSIIKLKEVYDFLEDALDRCEDVANVLEGVALEYS
- a CDS encoding inorganic phosphate transporter — translated: MEAGLGLVIFLILVALAFDFMNGFHDAANSVATIVSTRVLSPRQAVAWAAFFNFVAAFGFGVAVAATVGKGVIDPSAATPLVVFAGLSAAIIWDVITWFYGLPTSSSHALIAGFAGAAVAAVGPHVVVVSGLVRIFVFIFISPTLGLLIGVSMMTLVLMLVRRATPAGVDKWFRRLQLVSAALYSLGHGTNDAQKTMGVIAVLLFTAGYLGPTFYVPFWVVLICHAAIALGTMFGGWRIVQTMGMKITKLQPIGGFCAETAGALTLIGTAVAGIPVSTTHTITGAIVGVGATRRLSAVRWGVARNVVWAWILTVPCTAAIAMLIVELLRLFGF
- a CDS encoding AbrB/MazE/SpoVT family DNA-binding domain-containing protein; translated protein: MSEHAKLFTSGGSQAVRLPKAYRFENQREVVISRRGAQVVLEPTRRRWSRAFIELAGTAPDFPYPEEPPPAEPGPDFD